In the genome of Streptomyces pactum, one region contains:
- a CDS encoding winged helix-turn-helix transcriptional regulator, with protein sequence MVTRTRLDDSPCPVARSVDAIGDWWSLLIVRDAFDGSRRFGEFQRSLGVAKNILTARLRTLVAGGVLESVPASDGSAYREYVLTAKGRALFPVVVALRQWGEEYFFGPDEPHSRLVDREQGCGLRPLEVRAADGRLVGPDDTTVRKVSPG encoded by the coding sequence ATGGTGACCAGAACGCGCCTGGACGACAGCCCGTGTCCCGTCGCCCGCTCGGTGGACGCGATCGGCGACTGGTGGTCCCTGCTGATCGTGCGGGACGCCTTCGACGGAAGCCGGCGCTTCGGGGAGTTCCAGCGCAGCCTCGGCGTGGCGAAGAACATCCTCACCGCGCGGTTGCGCACCCTGGTCGCCGGCGGTGTGCTGGAGTCCGTCCCCGCCTCGGACGGCAGCGCCTACCGCGAGTACGTCCTGACCGCGAAGGGCCGGGCGCTCTTCCCGGTCGTCGTGGCGCTGCGCCAGTGGGGCGAGGAGTACTTCTTCGGTCCGGACGAGCCGCACTCGCGGCTGGTCGACCGCGAACAGGGGTGCGGCCTGCGCCCGTTGGAGGTGCGCGCCGCCGACGGGCGGCTGGTGGGTCCGGACGACACCACCGTCCGCAAGGTCTCCCCCGGGTGA
- a CDS encoding aminotransferase class IV: MAILDGRPVSAADVLPLALTNLGHFTTLRVEADGGVRGLALHMERLVRDCATVWGADLDTGRVRAYVRQGLEGHPRPCVVRVTVYDPAADIGHPAAAGEPRVLVTVRPAGALPPPPLRVRTVVYERDLPEVKHTGLFGALHARAAAQRAGYDDALFVGRDGLVSEGVTWNVGFVDREGTVVWPQAPVLPGVTMTLLRRHAAHRSTTVTPQQAAGMAAAFATNAGIGVRPLSAIDGTGFPAGHPVLARLQETYAAIPGEIP, translated from the coding sequence ATGGCGATTCTCGACGGAAGGCCGGTGTCCGCGGCCGACGTGCTCCCGCTCGCGCTGACGAACCTGGGCCACTTCACCACCCTGCGCGTCGAGGCGGACGGCGGGGTGCGCGGCCTGGCGCTGCACATGGAACGCCTGGTGCGGGACTGCGCGACGGTGTGGGGAGCGGACCTGGACACCGGGCGCGTCCGCGCGTACGTCCGGCAGGGACTGGAGGGGCACCCCCGCCCCTGCGTGGTCCGGGTCACGGTCTACGACCCGGCGGCGGACATCGGACACCCCGCGGCCGCCGGCGAGCCGCGCGTCCTGGTGACCGTGCGGCCGGCCGGCGCGCTGCCCCCGCCACCGCTGCGGGTCAGGACCGTGGTGTACGAGCGCGACCTGCCCGAGGTGAAGCACACCGGCCTCTTCGGCGCCCTGCACGCCCGGGCGGCGGCCCAGCGGGCCGGCTACGACGACGCCCTGTTCGTCGGCCGGGACGGACTGGTCTCCGAGGGCGTCACCTGGAACGTCGGGTTCGTCGACCGGGAGGGCACGGTGGTGTGGCCCCAGGCCCCGGTGCTGCCCGGCGTCACCATGACCCTGCTCCGCCGGCACGCCGCCCACCGCTCCACCACCGTCACCCCTCAGCAGGCCGCCGGCATGGCCGCGGCGTTCGCCACGAACGCCGGCATCGGCGTCCGTCCGCTGTCGGCGATCGACGGCACCGGGTTCCCCGCCGGCCACCCGGTCCTCGCGCGGCTCCAGGAGACCTACGCCGCCATTCCCGGAGAGATCCCGTAG
- a CDS encoding MFS transporter → MSRGVVALFAVACGAAVANVYFSQPLLVTIGQDLSMSPALVGAVVTLTHAGYGLGLFLLVPLGDVTDRRRLVVAQLLLLVVALAVVATAPTATVLLAGMAATGLCAVVTQTLVAFATSLAPPAGRGRVVGLVTSGVVVGILLARTASGVLADLAGWRSVYLASASLTAVLALVLYRVLPHHGGTPPTPLRYGRLLGSTVALFAREPLLRLRALFGLLVFAAFSTLWSSVALPLSEAPYHLSHSAIGALGLIGAAGALAATAAGRLNDRGLSRQTTGTALALLTVSWLPLAFTRDSFAALIAGVVLLDLAVQAVHVTNQTLIYALHPDAGSRLIGGYMICYAVGSATGAIAATALYAAAGWGAVCALGAGVRGRARRGGRPAGLGALPCWAPWRFSTEGRCPRPTCSRSR, encoded by the coding sequence CTGTCCCGCGGTGTCGTCGCCCTGTTCGCGGTCGCCTGCGGGGCCGCGGTGGCCAACGTCTACTTCTCCCAGCCGCTCCTGGTGACCATCGGCCAGGACCTGTCGATGAGCCCGGCACTCGTCGGCGCGGTCGTCACGCTCACCCACGCCGGCTACGGCCTGGGGCTGTTCCTCCTGGTGCCGCTGGGCGACGTGACCGACCGCCGGCGGCTCGTCGTGGCCCAGCTGCTCCTGCTCGTCGTGGCGCTGGCGGTGGTGGCCACCGCCCCGACCGCCACGGTCCTGCTGGCGGGCATGGCCGCGACGGGTCTGTGCGCGGTCGTCACCCAGACGCTGGTGGCCTTCGCGACCTCCCTGGCCCCGCCGGCCGGTCGCGGCCGGGTCGTCGGACTGGTCACCAGCGGGGTGGTCGTCGGCATCCTGCTCGCCCGCACCGCGTCCGGCGTGCTGGCCGACCTCGCCGGCTGGCGCTCCGTCTACCTCGCCTCGGCGTCGCTCACCGCCGTACTCGCCCTGGTCCTGTACCGGGTGCTGCCGCACCACGGCGGCACCCCGCCCACGCCGCTGCGCTACGGGCGGCTCCTGGGCTCCACGGTCGCCCTGTTCGCACGGGAACCGCTGCTGCGCCTGCGGGCCCTGTTCGGCCTGCTGGTCTTCGCCGCCTTCAGCACCCTGTGGAGCAGCGTCGCGCTGCCGCTCAGCGAGGCCCCGTACCACCTGTCCCACAGCGCGATCGGAGCCCTCGGGCTGATCGGCGCGGCCGGCGCCCTGGCCGCGACCGCGGCGGGCCGGCTCAACGACCGCGGGCTCTCCCGGCAGACCACCGGCACCGCCCTGGCCCTGCTCACCGTCTCCTGGCTGCCGCTGGCCTTCACCCGTGACTCGTTCGCGGCCCTGATCGCCGGGGTGGTCCTGCTCGACCTCGCCGTGCAGGCGGTGCACGTCACCAACCAGACGCTGATCTACGCGCTCCACCCGGACGCGGGCAGCCGTCTGATCGGCGGCTACATGATCTGCTACGCCGTCGGCAGCGCGACCGGTGCCATCGCCGCGACCGCCCTGTACGCGGCCGCCGGCTGGGGCGCGGTGTGCGCCCTGGGCGCCGGGGTCCGGGGACGTGCCCGCCGCGGTGGCCGCCCTGCCGGCTTGGGCGCCCTGCCATGCTGGGCGCCATGGCGATTCTCGACGGAAGGCCGGTGTCCGCGGCCGACGTGCTCCCGCTCGCGCTGA